DNA sequence from the Oceanipulchritudo coccoides genome:
AGCAACATCAACCCCGCCTCGGAGAGGATTCACCTTGTAGAGGGAGAGGGAGATGCATTGGCAGTATGGACCCTGCTTGATGATCGTTTCAATTTGGACCTCAGCATTCAGAGCATAGTTGTATTTTGTGGTGCTGATGTTCGCCTGCGCCCAAAAGAGGTTGAAAAGCTGATAGAATTGCCGATCACGATCTGGGCGCAGGACGATCTTCCAGGTCTTGAACTGGCCGTTGACAGCTACCAGAAGCTGGTGGACGCAGGGTGCGATGTAGTTGTTATGCTTCCATCTACGGTTGGAGCCGATTGGGGGGATTACTATATTAAGAGACGATTCCTTCCCTTGGAGTACGACAAGAAATGGGTGGATGTATTTGGCTGGGATAATTTGATCAGGTGGGCGAGAATCCGCAACGAGCACAAGGAAATCCAGGAAGAGGAAGCAAAGCTCAAACATCGAGCGAACGGGAGGAAGGGAGGAAGACCCAGTGGTCCTAAAAGGTTGATCGTCGAGTCATTATTTCGCAGGGCCCCGACTCTCCAAGCTGGCGAACTTTGTAGAAGGGTTGGCATGGAGCCTAACGCATCCAACAAGCGGAATGTGCAAAGGTGGATTAAGGCTCTCAGTGGTGCGACAAAACCCACTATTGAAAAGGGCGAAATAAAGGGGTGCGACAAAACCCCTACCAAACCCTCCGAAGAGGCTCACAGACTGTCATTAGAGGCTGTTGGGTACTGAATCCCTCATCCTATGGGGGAAGAGTAAAAGAAAAAGCCTGCGGATAATGAAGAGTAGGAGGTTAAAGGCAGAAAGGGTATCCCGCACTCCGAGTTGAATGAAGTAATACCTCCTTCCATCACGAACCGTTTTCAACTCCTCGCCGCCTCACACCCAATCCACATCAATTACTGAGCAACTTTTCCTTCTGTATCTGGAATTCTTCTTCGGTTAAGATGCCCTTCTCTTTAAGTTCGTTGAGCCTGATTAGTTCTTCGTAAAGGTCGGCTTTCTTAACAGCGGGTTGATCGGTCTTGATATTTATATCGTGGCTGATGTCTAACTTCTCGTCAGACTCTCGCAGATTCGGACGGCCCAATTCCGGATCACCTGGTTTTAATGCCCGAAACACCAAATCAGCTGATGGAGCGTTTCTGCCCATACGGCCAGGTTCTGCATTGAATGAAACCGGCATCATGACCAACCCTTTAGATTCACAATACTCACTGGCTTTCTGGAAGACATTCTCTCTTACAGATGCCGTGCTGAAGCCAGCTCCACTTGAGGTTACCATATATGTGTCTTCGCCAACCGAAATAACCTCAGAAGTATTACAACCCCCGAGAAACCCACAGATGATAATCACCGATAACAGAATTATTGATTTAATATTTTTCATAAAATCTTCGCAACGCCTCACACCCAATCCGCGCACAGCAGTTCCGCCTGCATCAGTACCGTCTTTACCGCCTCTTCCTGGAGATCTGGCGGGTAGCCGTGCTTCTTCAGAATTCGTTTCACCATGACCTTGATTTTGGCCCTGGCACTCTCCCGTAAGGTCCAGTCGATGGTCACACTCTTGCGGACCTTGGTGACCAGTTCGGCGGCGATGACCTTGAGTTCGTCATTGCCCATGGCCTTGACGGCGCTCTCGTTGTTGGCGAGGGCATCGTAGAAGGCGATTTCGTCCTCATTCAGACCCAGGTCTTCCCCGCGCTGGGTGGCCTGGTTGAGTTCCTTGGCCAGTTTGATCAATTCTTCAATGACCTCCATCGTGGAGATGGCTCGGTTGTGGTAGGAATTGAGGGTACGCTTGAGCATTTCGCTGAATGCCTGGCTCTGGACCAGATTCCGTTTTGAGCGAATCTTGATCTCGTCCTTGAGGAGCTTGGCCAACAGCTCTGCCGCGACATTCTTGTGCTTGAGTCCCTTGACCTCTGCCAGGAACTGTTCTGAGAGGATGGAGATGTCGGGTTTCTTCAATCCTGCCGCGGTAAAGACATCGATAATCCCCTCATCGGCCGTGATAGCCGAGGAGACCAATTGCCGGATGGCCGCATCCATTTCATCAGGAGATTTCTGGGCGGCGGTTGTCTTGGCAAACTGTGCCTTGATGGCCTGGAAAAAAGCGATGTCGTCCCGGAGTTCGATTGCCTCATCAGTGGCAGCACACAGGGCGAAGGCCCTGGATAGATCGGTGACCGTGCGGACAAAGCGCGACTTCCCGTCCTCCTGCTGCAGAATATGTTCCTGTGCGGCCGGCAGAAGGCCGATCTTCTCCGCAGGGGTACCAGATACCCACTTGCCCCAATCAAAGCCATGAAGAAGCCCACAGCCGATTTCATGCCTCTCCTGCATAACGGCAATGGCCTCTGCCGTGTCATGGCTTGGGGTTCCCCTGCCCCCGCTCTCCGTATAAGTGGCCAGGGCGTGCTTGAGTTGGTCGGCCAGTCCCAGATAATCCACGACCAATCCACCAGGCTTATCCCTGAATACGCGGTTCACCCGGGCGATTGCCTGCATGAGCCCATGACCCCGCATGGGCTTATCAATATACATCGTGTGCAGACACGGGGCATCGAAGCCCGTCAGCCACATATCCCGGACAATCACGATACGGAAGGGATCCTTGGAATCCTTGAAGCGTGTCGCCAGCTCCCTGCGTCTTGGCTTGTTGCGGATGTGCTGCTGCCAATCGGGTCCATCGCTGGCACTGCCCGTCATGACAATTTTCACAACAGCCTGTTTCTTCTTCTCCGCCTCGACATCGTCGTTGGGTTCGCTGGCCCAGTGCGGACGAATCTTTATAATGGCGTTGTAGAGATCCACGCAAATGCGACGGCTCATGCAGACGACCATCGCCTTGCCCTCCATGGCTTCTTGCCTCCGCTCGTAATGCTTCACCAGATCCTCGGCAACAAGGGCAACCCGCTTAGGGTCTCCCACCATCACCTCGACCGCTGCCCACTTGGTTTTCAGCTTCTGGCGATCGCTCTCCTCTTCACCCTCGGTCAGCTCCTCAAATTCCTCATCCACATGCGGGAGAAGGTTCTCATTGAGCGACAGCTTGGCGATGCGGCTCTCATAATAGATCGGCACAGTGGCCCCGTCTTCGACAGCACGCTGGATGTCGTATATTGAGATGTAATCCCCAAAGATGGCACGGGTATTGGCATCAGTCTTCTCAATCGGTGTGCCTGTGAACCCGATAAAGGATGCATTGGGCAAGGCGTCCCGCAGGTTGCGGGCAAAGCCGTCAATCAGGTCGTATTGGCTGCGGTGTGCCTCATCAGCA
Encoded proteins:
- a CDS encoding SHOCT domain-containing protein, producing the protein MKNIKSIILLSVIIICGFLGGCNTSEVISVGEDTYMVTSSGAGFSTASVRENVFQKASEYCESKGLVMMPVSFNAEPGRMGRNAPSADLVFRALKPGDPELGRPNLRESDEKLDISHDINIKTDQPAVKKADLYEELIRLNELKEKGILTEEEFQIQKEKLLSN
- a CDS encoding type I restriction endonuclease subunit R, with product MPLNESIIEDAALTWFEELGYQIGHGPHIAPGEAAAERNSFGDVVLEGRLRAAVHRLNPSIPGDAQEEAIRKVLRIATPSLVQTNRAFHAMLRDGVPVEYRRPDGSIAGDHVRLVDFVDTVSNDFYAVNQFTVIEGQHNRKPDIVVFVNGLPIGVIELKNAADENATIWSAFKQLQTYKKEIGSLFHYNELLIVSDGPMARIGSLTASEEWFKVWRTIDGEGDAPHTALELEVLIQGVFQKERLLDLLEHFIVFEDDTDSDRLSKIIAGYHQFHAVNGAVDETVRASGLASEQELQEQEGKFWVGRQKNGKPGDRRAGVVWHTQGSGKSFSMLFYAARIVRHPAMQNPTLVVLTDRNDLDDQLFGQFQRCYELLRQMPQQADSVDNMRSLLKVASGGVVFTTIQKFMPDGKGERMPLLSDRSNIVVIADEAHRSQYDLIDGFARNLRDALPNASFIGFTGTPIEKTDANTRAIFGDYISIYDIQRAVEDGATVPIYYESRIAKLSLNENLLPHVDEEFEELTEGEEESDRQKLKTKWAAVEVMVGDPKRVALVAEDLVKHYERRQEAMEGKAMVVCMSRRICVDLYNAIIKIRPHWASEPNDDVEAEKKKQAVVKIVMTGSASDGPDWQQHIRNKPRRRELATRFKDSKDPFRIVIVRDMWLTGFDAPCLHTMYIDKPMRGHGLMQAIARVNRVFRDKPGGLVVDYLGLADQLKHALATYTESGGRGTPSHDTAEAIAVMQERHEIGCGLLHGFDWGKWVSGTPAEKIGLLPAAQEHILQQEDGKSRFVRTVTDLSRAFALCAATDEAIELRDDIAFFQAIKAQFAKTTAAQKSPDEMDAAIRQLVSSAITADEGIIDVFTAAGLKKPDISILSEQFLAEVKGLKHKNVAAELLAKLLKDEIKIRSKRNLVQSQAFSEMLKRTLNSYHNRAISTMEVIEELIKLAKELNQATQRGEDLGLNEDEIAFYDALANNESAVKAMGNDELKVIAAELVTKVRKSVTIDWTLRESARAKIKVMVKRILKKHGYPPDLQEEAVKTVLMQAELLCADWV